TTAAATAGTATAGAATATCATTAGCTGGTTTGTTGGATTGGAAGACTGATTGCCTGGCTAAGGTCATGGTTTTAGCAAAATTCAAATTACCTGCAGTGGAAATGACTGAGGCAATCATCCACCTAAGTTAGATGAGAGGACGTGAGCTGAATGTCCTTTAGAATAGGGTCTGGCACAGTGGAAGCTCTGTAAGTAAGtactttatttttactattaacaACTTAAACCTCCAAACAATCTTAAGGGGTAGATACTATTGatgtcattttacagaggaggaaacagacagaagttAAGTTATGTGCCTGGAGTCACACAGCAAAGGTAACAGAGCAGGGATTTCAACCCAGGTATGCTGGGGCTAAAGCTTAGCCCTTAGTCTCAATACTGCACTCCCTTTATGCtgaaaaaagtctttaaatagACTTCCATAATTAGCTTAATTACAGAGGTAGCCTAACACTACCCTCCTccaaaaaaaatcaagatgtgTATTTTGAATTTTACCAAAAACCACCTGGCAAACTGAGATGTTCACCCGTGAGGATAATATCTCAGATAAGgcaacataaaattaaccagaaAGATTAGTTTAACTAGTAATGCTCAGCAATATTGATAAGAGATGTGTAGCCAGCTTAAAGTACATTCTTTgggaaaataataaggaaaatacACTATAGTAGATTTATTTTGCCATCCAAGAAGTTAAAACATTGATTTTAGGAAAACATAACTTCTAGAAAGTTACAGAGGATGAGAATCTAGTTCTTTGATAGTTTTATAAAACTTTCCcactaaaacatttaaaatgaaataggaaAGTATGGTCCGggtacatttgttttaaaaatgaaagcaactaAAAACATTAAATTGGTGAGGCAAGGTAGATATTTACCAACAAGAAATCTAAATGCAGGTTCTGCTTCGGATCCTAGAATCTTAATCTTGTGGAAGATGGGGAATGTTACTCCGAAGTTATTTCTTGCAAAAGATACTACTTCCTTGCTTGGGCGGGGCTCCGATTCTCCAAACTGATTGCATGGAAAAGCCAAGACGCTGAAGTGGAATGGTCCAAACTCTTTGTGCAGTTCCTGCAGTGCTAAGTAATTTCTGTCTGTGAGTTGGCAGTCACTAGCCACGTTTACAACTAGTGCAACCTCccggaaaaagaaaaaaatccaaccgGAAAGtgaagcaaataaaatattaaaaaaaattctgcaagTAGTTAAAACCCTAAACCATTTTGGAGGAATACAACCTTTGATAGatgattatttcatatttttatgaaatttattCGATACAGTAGATGTCCCCAGTTCTACTGAAAATCATAACCCGAATGCCTGAGTTAAAACTCTGAAAGATCACAACCATTAATAAAGCCCTAGGTACtcatgaaagttttttttaaaataaaagataaaatatgattATTGACAGAGTGCTTTTTAATGCTGTTAGATTGTGGAGTTAATACTTTCATATTCACATTATATGGCATACTCCATAATCACATTACTATTAGAATTTCCTAAATGATTTAAAGTATTAATCCAGcacttaaaacatcttaaagcaAATAGTTAAGATAATCAGTTATCAATTAGCATAGAAAC
The sequence above is drawn from the Capricornis sumatraensis isolate serow.1 chromosome 18, serow.2, whole genome shotgun sequence genome and encodes:
- the GPX8 gene encoding probable glutathione peroxidase 8 isoform X2: MEPLTAYPLRCSGPKAKVALVVNVASDCQLTDRNYLALQELHKEFGPFHFSVLAFPCNQFGESEPRPSKEVVSFARNNFGVTFPIFHKIKILGSEAEPAFRFLVDSSKKEPRWNFWKYLVNPEGQVVKSWRPEEPIEVIRPEIAALIRQMIIKKKEDL